The sequence AAGTATGGCTAAGCAGAAAATCCGTATTAGATTGAAAGCCTTTGATCACAGACTGCTGGATCAGTCCGCGCAGAAAATCGTTGAGACTGCCAAAAGAACAGGGGCTGATGTATCGGGGCCAGTTCCTTTACCCACCGAGAAAAACATCTTCACCATTTTACGTTCACCCCACGTTAACAAAGACTCCCGGGAACAATTTGAGATGCGCACCCACAAGCGCCTGATCGACATTTTGGACCCAACCCCCAAAACGGTGGATGCTTTGATGCGTTTGGATTTACCTGCAGGGGTGGACATCGAGATCAAACTGTAGTAAAGCATTATGGAGGTGCCAAGGATGAAAGGAATACTGGGCAAAAAACTGGGCATGACCCAGGTCTTTAACGATGAAGGCATGGTCATCCCGGTGACCGTCATCGAAGCCGGTCCCTGTGTGGTAGTACAGAAAAAGACTGTGGAAAATGACGGTTATACTGCCGTTCAATTAGGTTTTGAAGCCAGGTC is a genomic window of Clostridia bacterium containing:
- the rpsJ gene encoding 30S ribosomal protein S10 produces the protein MAKQKIRIRLKAFDHRLLDQSAQKIVETAKRTGADVSGPVPLPTEKNIFTILRSPHVNKDSREQFEMRTHKRLIDILDPTPKTVDALMRLDLPAGVDIEIKL